One part of the Corynebacterium aurimucosum ATCC 700975 genome encodes these proteins:
- a CDS encoding ATP-dependent Clp protease ATP-binding subunit — protein MFERFTDRARRVIVLAQEEARMLNHNYIGTEHILLGLIHEGEGVAAKALESMGISLEDVRREVEEIIGQGSQPHTGHIPFTPRAKKVLELSLREGLQMGHKYIGTEFLLLGLIREGDGVAAQVLTKLGADLPRVRQQVIQLLSGYEGNEGEGNQSQGGAGPVGAGAGAGPGGRGGPGGSGERSNSLVLDQFGRNLTQAARDGKLDPVVGRDSEIERIMQVLSRRTKNNPVLIGEPGVGKTAVVEGLALDIVNGKVPETLKDKQLYSLDLGSLVAGSRYRGDFEERLKKVLKEINQRGDIILFIDEIHTLVGAGAAEGAIDAASLLKPKLARGELQTIGATTLDEYRKHIEKDAALERRFQPVKVEEPSLDDTILILKGLRDKYEAHHRVSYTDEALKAAASLSDRYINDRFLPDKAVDLLDEAGARMRIKRMTAPEGLREVDDRIAEVRKEKEAAIDAQDFEKAAGLRDKERKLGEERAEKEKQWRSGDLEEIAEVGEEQIAEVLAHWTGIPVLKLTEKESNRLLNMEEELHKRIIGQDDAVKAVSRAIRRTRAGLKDPRRPSGSFIFAGPSGVGKTELSKSLANFLFGSDDDLIQIDMGEFHDRFTASRLFGAPPGYVGYEEGGQLTEKVRRKPFSVVLFDEIEKAHKEIYNTLLQVLEDGRLTDGQGRVVDFKNTVLIFTSNLGTQDISKAVGLGFTGSSENDAEAQYERMKNKVNDELKKHFRPEFLNRIDEIVVFHQLTQEQIVEMVELLIARVEKQLSERDMGIELTQKAKDLLAQRGFDPVLGARPLRRTIQREIEDQLSEKILFGEIGAGEIITVDVEGWDGESKDNSSATFTFTPRPRPLPEDIFDKDLEETAVREADEELATEIDAETHGPDSDGSDTVTPDVLDESGSDSAEESHNDDGDDGNPPPAGAGAGQPL, from the coding sequence ATGTTCGAGAGGTTTACGGACCGTGCTCGCCGCGTCATCGTTTTGGCGCAGGAGGAAGCACGCATGCTCAACCACAATTACATCGGCACCGAGCACATCCTCCTGGGGCTCATCCACGAAGGCGAAGGCGTAGCAGCCAAGGCCTTGGAGTCCATGGGCATCTCGCTGGAGGATGTCCGCCGTGAGGTGGAAGAGATTATCGGTCAAGGTTCTCAGCCGCACACCGGCCACATCCCATTTACCCCGCGCGCAAAGAAGGTTCTGGAGCTCTCACTGCGTGAGGGCCTGCAGATGGGCCACAAGTACATCGGCACCGAATTCCTGCTGCTCGGCCTCATCCGTGAGGGTGACGGTGTAGCAGCCCAGGTGCTGACGAAGCTGGGCGCTGACTTGCCGCGTGTTCGCCAGCAGGTTATCCAGCTGCTCTCCGGCTATGAGGGCAACGAAGGAGAGGGCAACCAGTCCCAGGGTGGTGCAGGTCCGGTGGGTGCCGGTGCCGGCGCTGGCCCGGGTGGACGTGGTGGCCCAGGTGGCTCCGGTGAGCGTTCCAACTCCCTGGTGCTGGACCAGTTCGGCCGCAACCTCACCCAGGCGGCGCGCGATGGCAAGCTGGACCCGGTGGTGGGTCGCGATTCCGAGATCGAGCGCATTATGCAGGTGCTGTCCCGCCGCACCAAGAACAACCCGGTGCTCATCGGTGAGCCCGGCGTGGGTAAGACTGCTGTGGTCGAAGGCTTGGCTCTCGATATCGTCAATGGCAAGGTCCCGGAGACCCTCAAGGATAAGCAGCTTTACTCGCTGGACCTGGGCTCCCTGGTGGCCGGTTCGCGCTACCGCGGTGACTTTGAGGAACGCCTGAAGAAGGTGCTCAAGGAGATTAACCAGCGCGGTGACATCATCCTCTTCATCGATGAGATCCACACCTTGGTTGGCGCCGGTGCTGCCGAGGGCGCTATCGACGCGGCGTCGCTGCTGAAGCCGAAGCTGGCCCGTGGCGAGCTGCAGACCATCGGTGCTACCACCCTGGATGAGTACCGCAAGCACATTGAGAAGGACGCCGCTCTCGAGCGCCGTTTCCAGCCGGTCAAGGTGGAAGAGCCTTCTCTCGATGACACCATTCTGATCCTCAAGGGCTTGCGCGATAAGTACGAGGCACACCACCGCGTGTCCTACACGGATGAAGCTCTCAAGGCTGCCGCCTCCCTGTCTGACCGCTACATCAACGACCGCTTCCTGCCGGATAAGGCCGTGGATCTCCTCGATGAGGCCGGTGCCCGCATGCGCATCAAGCGTATGACCGCTCCGGAGGGCCTGCGCGAGGTCGATGACCGCATCGCCGAGGTCCGCAAGGAAAAGGAAGCGGCGATCGACGCCCAGGACTTTGAGAAGGCCGCTGGTTTGCGCGATAAGGAGCGCAAGCTCGGTGAAGAGCGTGCGGAGAAGGAGAAGCAGTGGCGCTCCGGTGACTTGGAGGAAATCGCCGAGGTTGGTGAGGAGCAGATCGCAGAGGTACTCGCTCACTGGACCGGCATTCCGGTTCTCAAGCTCACTGAGAAGGAATCCAACCGCCTCCTCAACATGGAGGAGGAGCTGCACAAGCGCATCATTGGCCAGGACGATGCCGTCAAGGCTGTCTCCCGCGCCATCCGCCGCACCCGTGCTGGTCTGAAGGACCCGCGTCGTCCTTCTGGTTCCTTCATCTTCGCCGGCCCCTCCGGTGTGGGTAAGACGGAGCTGTCGAAGTCCTTGGCTAACTTCCTCTTCGGTTCGGATGATGACCTCATCCAGATCGATATGGGTGAGTTCCATGACCGCTTCACCGCGTCTCGCCTCTTCGGTGCCCCTCCGGGATACGTTGGTTACGAAGAGGGCGGCCAGCTGACTGAGAAGGTTCGCCGTAAGCCTTTCTCCGTGGTGCTCTTCGATGAGATCGAGAAGGCCCACAAGGAGATCTACAACACCCTTCTACAGGTGTTGGAGGATGGCCGCTTGACCGATGGTCAGGGCCGCGTGGTGGACTTCAAGAACACGGTGCTCATTTTCACCTCCAACCTGGGCACCCAGGACATCTCGAAGGCAGTGGGACTTGGCTTCACCGGCTCTTCGGAGAATGACGCCGAGGCGCAGTACGAGCGCATGAAGAACAAGGTTAACGATGAGCTGAAGAAGCACTTCCGCCCTGAGTTCCTCAACCGTATCGATGAGATTGTGGTCTTCCACCAGCTCACCCAGGAGCAGATCGTCGAGATGGTGGAGCTGCTCATCGCCCGCGTGGAGAAGCAGCTCTCCGAGCGTGACATGGGCATCGAGCTCACCCAGAAGGCCAAGGATCTGCTGGCTCAGCGTGGCTTCGACCCGGTCTTGGGTGCTCGCCCGCTGCGTCGCACCATTCAGCGCGAGATTGAGGATCAGCTCTCCGAGAAGATCCTCTTCGGTGAAATTGGCGCCGGTGAAATCATCACCGTGGACGTTGAAGGCTGGGATGGCGAGTCCAAGGACAACTCTTCCGCCACCTTCACCTTCACTCCGCGTCCGCGCCCGCTGCCGGAGGACATCTTCGACAAGGATCTCGAGGAGACCGCCGTGCGTGAGGCCGATGAGGAACTGGCCACCGAGATCGACGCCGAAACTCACGGCCCAGACTCCGATGGCTCTGACACCGTCACCCCGGACGTCCTCGACGAGTCGGGCAGCGACTCCGCTGAGGAATCGCACAACGATGATGGTGATGACGGCAACCCGCCGCCGGCTGGTGCCGGTGCTGGCCAGCCGCTCTAA
- a CDS encoding DUF4229 domain-containing protein, translating to MTSPHYAPEPQHESAPDDHPTTQFSAQLDSQPPTSAETSEISESGSKTDAGSIGLIVLVILAVIASLVMLISGSANALKIALLASLWAAVLGFFLVVRYRRQAHEAKELLAVERAHAASTVTASGASTTDNSQVLAEIRSELEAIRAQIEEISGREWVYEPAALYAEARRIQELERKAGGAGVDERGDAPNVNFTQKSGGAPSADAVAGRLGTQPTHPVSNPLDNLLADNARGNAQQPAPKPAAKPAQQPTPKPAAKPTERPSAKPAGKPADQQGTRPAPSSFGAPQPSQHRPPAFRPMGEPQQKPQQKPQAPQPQPQAEKPQPKAEQPQARAEQKPQQSQPKAQSKPQPKAPEFKTDSFQAVQWNQGAAGAQHVKEDAGAAQQPHHRHRKPDVDSAQPDTRGRRRSDERREGAVSVAELMARSKRRKEQQNKGDKK from the coding sequence ATGACGAGCCCGCACTACGCCCCTGAGCCCCAGCACGAGTCGGCCCCGGACGATCATCCGACGACCCAGTTTTCTGCGCAGCTGGACTCCCAGCCGCCAACGTCGGCAGAGACTTCAGAGATTTCTGAGTCCGGTTCGAAGACGGATGCTGGCTCCATTGGGCTCATCGTCTTAGTCATCCTCGCGGTCATTGCCAGCCTGGTCATGCTGATCTCAGGTTCGGCGAACGCACTGAAGATCGCCCTGCTGGCTTCCCTGTGGGCCGCGGTGCTGGGCTTCTTCCTGGTGGTGCGCTACCGCCGCCAGGCCCATGAGGCCAAGGAGCTTTTGGCAGTAGAGCGCGCCCATGCCGCATCCACCGTGACCGCTTCCGGAGCTTCCACTACGGACAACAGTCAGGTCCTGGCGGAAATCCGCTCTGAGCTGGAAGCTATCCGCGCCCAAATCGAGGAGATCTCCGGACGCGAGTGGGTTTATGAGCCTGCCGCCCTGTATGCGGAGGCTCGCCGCATCCAGGAGCTGGAGCGCAAGGCCGGCGGCGCAGGCGTGGATGAGCGCGGCGATGCCCCCAACGTGAACTTCACCCAGAAGTCCGGTGGCGCGCCGTCTGCCGACGCCGTGGCAGGCCGCCTCGGCACGCAGCCGACCCACCCGGTGAGCAACCCGCTGGATAACCTGCTCGCAGATAATGCTCGTGGCAATGCCCAGCAGCCTGCTCCGAAGCCAGCCGCGAAGCCTGCTCAGCAACCCACTCCGAAGCCAGCGGCGAAACCCACCGAGCGGCCTTCCGCGAAACCCGCCGGGAAACCCGCAGATCAGCAGGGCACCCGCCCAGCTCCGTCTTCCTTCGGTGCACCACAGCCCTCTCAGCACCGTCCCCCGGCGTTTCGCCCCATGGGTGAGCCGCAGCAGAAGCCGCAGCAGAAGCCGCAGGCGCCGCAGCCGCAGCCGCAGGCCGAGAAGCCACAACCCAAGGCAGAACAGCCACAGGCACGCGCGGAGCAAAAGCCGCAGCAGTCCCAGCCAAAGGCCCAGTCGAAGCCGCAGCCGAAGGCGCCGGAGTTTAAGACCGATAGCTTCCAGGCCGTGCAGTGGAACCAGGGTGCCGCGGGTGCGCAGCACGTCAAGGAGGATGCTGGCGCCGCGCAGCAGCCCCACCACCGTCACCGCAAGCCGGATGTAGACAGTGCACAGCCCGATACCCGTGGCCGTCGCCGCAGCGATGAACGCCGCGAGGGTGCTGTCTCCGTGGCGGAGCTCATGGCACGCAGCAAGCGCCGGAAGGAACAGCAGAACAAGGGTGACAAGAAGTAG
- a CDS encoding pantoate--beta-alanine ligase, with amino-acid sequence MAEQLLVEDIERIRMVGSAYRKTGKRVVLVPLGRDIHAGHLALVQAAQRVRGGIVVVAVDPETDISALDGVDVVWRYGEQSQRTRVLAPDHGMEDVSAELTRIVALTCALGPSDVFMGEKDYELLVATQQAFTDLHIAARVQGVPSVRMPDGVVMSLRNADVAPEAREQASALSAALTAGAYAAESGAEEVVRVAREVLAAAGVEPEYVELRGRDLGEPPAEGDARLFIAATIGGVRLIDNAGVPLGIGFRNLEQRG; translated from the coding sequence GTGGCAGAACAACTCCTAGTGGAGGACATTGAGCGCATCCGCATGGTCGGCAGCGCTTACCGCAAGACGGGCAAGCGCGTGGTGCTCGTGCCGCTGGGCCGCGACATCCATGCCGGGCACCTGGCCTTGGTGCAAGCGGCGCAGCGCGTCCGCGGTGGCATCGTGGTCGTGGCTGTGGACCCAGAGACGGACATCTCTGCCCTCGACGGTGTTGATGTGGTGTGGCGCTATGGCGAGCAGAGCCAGCGCACGCGGGTCCTCGCGCCCGATCACGGCATGGAGGATGTGAGCGCGGAGCTGACCCGCATTGTGGCGCTGACCTGTGCCTTGGGTCCTAGCGATGTGTTCATGGGGGAGAAGGACTACGAGTTGCTCGTGGCCACCCAGCAGGCTTTTACGGACCTCCACATCGCGGCGCGTGTGCAGGGTGTGCCTTCGGTGCGCATGCCCGATGGCGTGGTGATGAGCCTGCGCAATGCTGACGTCGCACCCGAAGCCCGCGAGCAAGCCAGCGCGCTGTCAGCGGCACTTACCGCCGGTGCATACGCGGCGGAGTCCGGGGCCGAAGAGGTCGTGCGCGTGGCACGTGAAGTGTTAGCTGCCGCGGGCGTTGAGCCGGAGTACGTGGAGCTGCGCGGACGCGACCTAGGAGAGCCGCCCGCAGAGGGTGACGCCCGCCTCTTTATCGCCGCCACCATCGGCGGCGTGCGGCTTATCGATAACGCGGGCGTGCCGTTGGGAATTGGGTTCCGTAATCTAGAACAGCGCGGATAA
- the lysS gene encoding lysine--tRNA ligase: protein MSEKKNTEVTDVPEQLRIRREKRARLLESGTEPYPVTVDRTISLRDLRQQFQVVAEGEEPAAEEGVTYLSAGEETDVEVAIAGRLIFMRNTGKLCFATLQDGDGTQVQAMLSLAEVGEERLAAWKSDVDLGDFISVRGRVIASRRGELSVMASEWTMAAKSLRPLPVSFADMNEETRVRQRYNDLIVREEARKNAMTRVKVMRALRNYLEDQGFMEIETPMLQTLHGGAAARPFVTHSNALDIDLYLRIAPELFLKRAVVGGIDRVFEINRNFRNEGVDRSHSPEFAMLETYEAWGDYNDCARTIRESIQSVARAVFGSTTVTLADGTEYDFGGEEWPEIEMYPSLNEALQRKFPGQPEVTIDSTVEELKALADVIGLDVPKNGGWGHGKLVEEIWEVLCEDQLEGPIFVKNFPVETSPLTRQHRSQPGVTEKWDLYVRGFELATGYSELVDPVIQRERFEDQARLAAGGDEEAMVLDEDFLAAMEQGMPPTAGAGMGMDRLLMALTGLGIRETVLFPIVKPEH, encoded by the coding sequence GTGAGCGAGAAGAAGAATACTGAAGTTACTGACGTCCCCGAGCAGCTGCGCATTCGCCGCGAGAAACGCGCCCGACTGTTGGAGTCCGGCACCGAGCCTTATCCGGTGACCGTAGACCGCACGATCTCCCTGCGGGATCTCCGCCAGCAGTTCCAGGTCGTTGCCGAGGGCGAAGAGCCGGCCGCGGAAGAGGGCGTCACCTACCTCAGCGCGGGTGAGGAGACTGACGTCGAGGTAGCCATCGCCGGCCGTCTTATCTTCATGCGCAATACCGGCAAGCTGTGCTTTGCCACCTTGCAGGATGGCGATGGCACCCAGGTGCAGGCCATGCTGTCGCTGGCAGAGGTAGGGGAGGAGCGCCTCGCCGCGTGGAAGTCCGACGTTGACCTAGGTGATTTCATCTCCGTCCGGGGTCGCGTTATTGCTTCGCGCCGTGGCGAGCTCTCCGTCATGGCCTCCGAATGGACCATGGCGGCGAAGTCCCTGCGCCCGCTCCCAGTTTCCTTCGCTGACATGAACGAGGAAACTCGCGTGCGTCAGCGCTACAACGACCTCATCGTGCGCGAGGAGGCCCGCAAGAATGCCATGACCCGCGTGAAGGTAATGCGTGCGCTGCGCAACTACCTGGAGGATCAGGGTTTCATGGAGATCGAAACCCCGATGCTGCAGACTCTCCACGGCGGTGCCGCAGCCCGCCCGTTTGTGACCCACTCCAATGCCCTGGACATCGACCTCTACCTGCGCATCGCTCCGGAGCTCTTCCTCAAGCGCGCTGTTGTCGGCGGCATTGACCGCGTCTTTGAGATCAACCGCAACTTCCGCAACGAGGGCGTTGACCGCTCCCACTCCCCGGAGTTCGCCATGCTGGAGACTTACGAGGCATGGGGCGATTACAACGACTGTGCCCGCACCATCCGCGAGTCCATCCAGTCCGTGGCCCGCGCAGTCTTCGGTTCCACCACCGTCACCCTGGCGGATGGCACTGAGTATGATTTCGGCGGCGAAGAGTGGCCGGAGATTGAAATGTACCCCTCCCTCAACGAGGCTCTGCAGCGCAAGTTCCCGGGCCAGCCGGAGGTCACCATCGACTCCACCGTCGAGGAGCTCAAGGCGCTTGCCGACGTCATCGGGCTCGACGTCCCGAAGAACGGCGGTTGGGGCCACGGAAAGTTGGTGGAGGAGATCTGGGAGGTGCTCTGCGAGGACCAGCTTGAGGGCCCGATCTTTGTGAAGAACTTCCCCGTTGAGACCTCCCCGCTGACCCGCCAGCACCGCTCGCAGCCAGGCGTGACGGAGAAGTGGGACCTCTACGTGCGCGGTTTCGAGCTGGCCACCGGCTACTCGGAGCTGGTGGATCCCGTAATCCAGCGTGAGCGCTTCGAGGACCAGGCCCGCTTGGCCGCCGGCGGTGATGAAGAAGCCATGGTTTTGGATGAAGACTTCCTTGCTGCCATGGAGCAGGGCATGCCGCCGACAGCTGGCGCTGGTATGGGCATGGACCGCCTGCTCATGGCCCTGACCGGCCTGGGCATCCGCGAGACCGTGCTCTTCCCAATCGTGAAACCTGAGCACTAG
- a CDS encoding 2-dehydropantoate 2-reductase has translation MKIGILGAGAIGGYFGGKLKAAGHDVAFVARGETLRVLGETGVTLIDAHAEPASTEVIKVPAAQTFAEVKKLLGGLDVAIIASKALPGNETFGSAEDREALQGIPVVTTHNSVEIPYLAAEEFGEENILAGVARVYATRLGPAQIKRNPGPLALAFGPLSANAPESLRRTGEELAAALKEAGASSKFHDAALVDVWSKAMFVTPTGTLGALADKPIGYLCQEIPGQLEAFMREVEAVGRALGVELPENVVEQTMEFARQQHPDSTSSMQRDIKEGLPNELDAQVGAIRRMGVKAGVATPLWDFAQEVLEAQLRTA, from the coding sequence ATGAAGATTGGAATTCTGGGAGCCGGCGCCATCGGCGGATACTTTGGCGGAAAACTGAAAGCAGCGGGCCACGACGTCGCCTTCGTCGCCCGTGGTGAGACCTTGCGGGTGCTGGGGGAGACGGGCGTGACGTTGATCGACGCCCACGCGGAACCCGCTAGCACCGAGGTGATTAAGGTCCCGGCTGCGCAAACCTTTGCTGAGGTCAAGAAGCTCTTGGGTGGACTGGACGTGGCGATTATCGCGTCGAAGGCGCTGCCAGGCAATGAGACCTTTGGCAGTGCGGAGGACCGCGAGGCCCTGCAGGGGATCCCGGTGGTGACTACGCACAACTCGGTCGAGATTCCGTACTTGGCGGCCGAGGAATTCGGGGAGGAAAACATCCTTGCCGGTGTCGCTCGCGTTTATGCCACTCGCCTGGGGCCGGCGCAGATCAAGCGCAACCCAGGGCCCTTGGCATTAGCCTTTGGGCCGCTGAGTGCCAACGCCCCGGAGTCCCTGCGGCGTACGGGCGAGGAGCTGGCGGCCGCGCTGAAGGAGGCGGGTGCCTCCAGCAAGTTCCACGACGCCGCGCTTGTCGACGTCTGGTCGAAAGCCATGTTCGTCACCCCGACCGGAACCTTGGGCGCCTTGGCGGATAAACCGATTGGGTACCTCTGCCAGGAAATCCCCGGCCAGCTCGAGGCCTTCATGCGGGAAGTCGAGGCTGTCGGCCGCGCTCTCGGCGTGGAGCTGCCGGAGAACGTGGTGGAACAGACCATGGAGTTTGCCCGCCAGCAGCACCCGGACAGCACGTCCTCGATGCAGCGCGATATCAAGGAGGGCCTGCCGAATGAATTAGACGCCCAGGTCGGAGCGATCCGACGCATGGGCGTCAAGGCTGGGGTTGCAACCCCGTTGTGGGACTTCGCGCAGGAGGTGCTGGAGGCGCAGCTGCGCACCGCTTAA
- a CDS encoding MDR family MFS transporter: MSAEIPSKVVINLSILVLGAMVMILNETSLSVALPAIMADYGIPATSAQWLLTGFMLTMAVVIPTTGFLLERLTTRQIFIASAGLFLAGTVVAALAPSFIVLLLGRVLQAGGTALMIPTLMTVAMTLVPAQRRGTVMGIISVVISVAPALGPTVGGAILNHFTWHVIFWAMVPLIALILVAGLWRLSDVGENRDTPLDGLSVILSACAFGGLIYGLSSIEKMLQGGAWVDIAVTVVGVIALVVFIRRQRRLALEDRALMDLRPFRVRNFTLAVIILVLSFGLMLGMVTVLPIYLQTTLGATAFATGLAVMPGGILQAFLSPIVGRLFDSYGPRPLMIPGSLFMVASLWLMATLGENSAVWMVVGMHVVFSLGMCLMMTPLMTTALSSLPEKLYSHGSAIMNTFQQLAGAMGTAFLVVFLTRGTQAGVAAGMGPAAATAQGTHWAFLFAGVAGTAIAVIAPLLKRVN, translated from the coding sequence ATGTCCGCTGAGATTCCCTCCAAGGTAGTGATCAACCTCAGCATCCTAGTGCTGGGGGCGATGGTCATGATTCTCAACGAGACCTCGCTCTCTGTTGCACTACCAGCCATCATGGCGGACTATGGAATTCCCGCCACGAGCGCGCAGTGGTTGTTGACGGGATTCATGCTCACCATGGCCGTCGTCATCCCGACAACCGGCTTCCTGTTGGAGCGGCTCACCACACGGCAGATTTTCATCGCCTCCGCAGGACTCTTCCTAGCCGGAACCGTGGTGGCGGCCCTCGCCCCGAGCTTCATCGTTTTACTCTTGGGGCGCGTCCTTCAGGCCGGTGGAACCGCGCTGATGATCCCCACTCTCATGACCGTTGCCATGACGTTGGTCCCAGCGCAGCGCCGTGGCACGGTCATGGGCATTATTTCCGTGGTGATTTCCGTCGCCCCGGCACTGGGGCCAACGGTTGGCGGGGCCATTCTCAACCACTTCACCTGGCACGTCATCTTTTGGGCCATGGTGCCGCTCATCGCCCTCATCTTGGTTGCCGGGCTCTGGCGCCTGAGCGATGTTGGTGAGAACCGCGATACCCCACTCGACGGTCTCTCCGTCATCCTTTCCGCGTGCGCTTTCGGCGGTCTGATTTATGGATTGTCCTCGATAGAGAAAATGCTGCAGGGCGGCGCTTGGGTGGATATCGCCGTCACCGTGGTGGGCGTTATCGCGCTCGTCGTCTTCATCCGCCGGCAGAGGCGCCTCGCGCTTGAAGACCGCGCCCTGATGGATCTGCGACCTTTTCGCGTACGCAACTTCACTCTTGCGGTGATCATCCTCGTCCTGTCCTTTGGACTCATGCTGGGAATGGTCACGGTCCTGCCCATTTACCTGCAAACTACCCTGGGCGCTACGGCCTTCGCCACGGGGCTCGCGGTGATGCCGGGAGGCATCCTTCAAGCTTTCCTTTCCCCGATTGTGGGCCGTCTTTTTGATTCCTATGGCCCGCGCCCCCTGATGATTCCGGGCTCACTGTTCATGGTGGCCAGCCTGTGGCTCATGGCCACCTTGGGAGAGAACTCAGCCGTGTGGATGGTCGTGGGCATGCACGTAGTTTTCTCCCTCGGCATGTGTTTGATGATGACGCCGCTGATGACCACCGCGCTGTCCTCACTTCCGGAGAAGCTCTACTCGCACGGCTCGGCCATCATGAACACCTTCCAGCAACTGGCTGGTGCGATGGGAACGGCCTTCCTCGTTGTCTTCCTCACGCGCGGCACCCAGGCCGGCGTCGCGGCGGGGATGGGCCCGGCCGCAGCGACGGCACAGGGAACGCACTGGGCTTTCCTTTTTGCCGGCGTGGCCGGCACCGCCATTGCGGTGATTGCGCCGCTGCTCAAGCGCGTGAATTAG
- a CDS encoding PhoX family protein produces MALNGRNLLANMFTSSRSSLTCTYKCGNACFGECENTSDNPYFGDQFPRRTALRAGGLAVVAVGGSSALAACAAPDDNGSAAGGSSNKTSEVKGSDIELTSAEGMHFEAVDANTKDEVVIPKGYEQTVLIAWGDPVIEGAPEFDVNNQTAADAEKQFGFNNDFAGLIEHPDDKNRMIYMCSHEYTTEPMMFPNYDPENPTEEQVKIGWAGHGHTILEVSKVKGSGELKREFGPLNRRITATTPFTLVGPAKGTDLVKTSADPKGEKVLGTLNNCSGGVTPWNTMLSGEENFDQYFAGGDIKDEKAAESLKRFGIEEGPSDRKWEKYDDRFDVTKEPNEPNRFGWLVEINPLDPKSTPIKHTAVGRFKHEAGNIHITKDGTVVCYSGDDSRFEYVYKFVSSKKYKEGDLEHNMTILDHGTLYVAKMEGNSPEKEIDGSGVLPEDGAFDGSGEWVKLLTSDTENNKFESHVDGMSAEEVAVFTREAADKVGATKMDRPEDVEVHPETEKVYIALTNNKYRGATGENAKKNKEDAKEWAPVKENKNGLVMELEDDHAGEKFTWNLFLVCGDPREASTYFGGFDKEKVSPISCPDNLAFDNHGNLWISTDGNALDSNDGLYAVTTEGETRGELKCFLTVPAGAETCGPIVDDDRVMVNVQHPGEADDATFENATSHWPDGGKSTPRPAVVVVWKKDGKIGTE; encoded by the coding sequence ATGGCACTCAACGGCCGTAATCTCTTGGCTAACATGTTTACCTCTTCTCGTTCTTCTCTTACCTGCACCTACAAGTGCGGTAATGCCTGCTTCGGCGAGTGCGAGAACACCTCCGATAACCCTTACTTCGGTGACCAGTTCCCCCGCCGTACCGCCCTACGCGCCGGTGGCCTGGCCGTCGTCGCCGTCGGTGGTTCCTCTGCGCTGGCTGCGTGCGCTGCACCGGATGACAATGGATCTGCGGCTGGCGGCTCCTCTAACAAGACCAGCGAGGTCAAGGGTTCTGACATCGAGCTCACCTCCGCCGAGGGCATGCACTTTGAAGCTGTGGACGCCAATACCAAAGATGAGGTAGTCATCCCGAAGGGCTATGAGCAGACCGTCCTGATTGCCTGGGGTGACCCGGTCATCGAGGGCGCGCCGGAATTCGACGTCAACAACCAGACCGCCGCGGATGCGGAGAAGCAGTTCGGCTTCAACAATGACTTCGCCGGCCTCATCGAGCACCCGGATGATAAGAACCGCATGATCTACATGTGCTCGCACGAGTACACCACCGAGCCGATGATGTTCCCGAACTACGACCCGGAGAACCCCACAGAGGAGCAGGTGAAGATCGGCTGGGCTGGCCACGGTCACACCATCCTCGAGGTATCCAAGGTGAAGGGCTCCGGCGAGCTCAAGCGCGAATTCGGCCCGCTCAACCGCCGCATCACCGCCACCACCCCGTTCACCCTGGTGGGCCCAGCTAAGGGCACCGACCTGGTGAAGACCTCCGCTGACCCGAAGGGTGAGAAGGTCCTGGGTACCCTCAACAACTGCTCCGGTGGCGTGACCCCGTGGAACACCATGCTCTCCGGCGAAGAGAACTTCGACCAGTACTTCGCCGGTGGCGACATCAAGGATGAGAAGGCCGCTGAATCCCTCAAGCGCTTCGGCATCGAGGAGGGCCCGTCCGACCGTAAGTGGGAAAAGTACGATGACCGCTTCGATGTAACCAAGGAGCCGAACGAGCCGAACCGCTTTGGCTGGCTCGTGGAGATCAACCCGCTGGACCCGAAGTCCACCCCGATTAAGCACACCGCTGTGGGCCGCTTCAAGCACGAGGCCGGCAACATCCACATCACCAAGGATGGCACCGTGGTCTGTTACTCCGGCGATGACTCCCGCTTTGAGTACGTCTACAAGTTCGTCTCCTCCAAGAAGTACAAGGAAGGCGACCTGGAGCACAACATGACCATCCTGGACCACGGCACCCTGTACGTGGCCAAGATGGAAGGAAACTCCCCGGAGAAGGAAATCGACGGCTCCGGTGTCCTGCCGGAGGATGGCGCCTTCGACGGCAGCGGCGAGTGGGTCAAGCTGCTGACCTCCGATACGGAGAACAACAAGTTCGAGTCTCACGTGGACGGCATGTCCGCAGAGGAGGTCGCCGTCTTTACCCGTGAGGCCGCCGACAAGGTGGGCGCCACCAAGATGGACCGCCCAGAGGACGTTGAAGTTCACCCGGAGACCGAGAAGGTCTACATCGCGCTGACCAACAACAAGTACCGCGGCGCCACCGGCGAGAACGCCAAGAAGAACAAGGAAGACGCCAAGGAATGGGCTCCGGTTAAGGAGAACAAGAACGGCCTGGTCATGGAGCTCGAGGATGACCACGCCGGCGAGAAGTTCACCTGGAACCTCTTCCTGGTCTGTGGTGACCCGCGTGAGGCCAGCACCTACTTCGGTGGCTTCGATAAAGAGAAGGTCTCCCCGATTTCCTGCCCGGATAACCTGGCCTTCGACAATCACGGCAACCTGTGGATCTCCACTGACGGCAACGCGCTGGACTCCAACGACGGCCTTTACGCTGTGACCACCGAGGGTGAGACCCGCGGCGAGCTCAAGTGCTTCCTCACCGTCCCGGCTGGTGCGGAGACCTGTGGGCCGATCGTCGACGATGACCGCGTCATGGTCAACGTTCAGCACCCGGGCGAGGCTGACGACGCCACCTTTGAGAACGCCACCTCCCACTGGCCCGACGGCGGTAAGTCCACCCCGCGCCCGGCCGTGGTTGTGGTGTGGAAGAAGGACGGCAAGATCGGTACCGAATAA